Genomic segment of Saprospira sp. CCB-QB6:
CTCTTATTGGGTGGTTATATTTGGACCTATGAGCGGGTTTTGCGTCCAACAGAGCAGCCGATTCCATTAGTTTGGACCGAGTTTCGGGCTAGGGTAAATAGTTTACCTCAACCGAAAAGCAAAACGGTACAGCTAGAGTTGCAACTAGCCCATTATTATGAAGCGGAAAAAGGCTGGCAAGTTTGTCAAGAGCCGCTTTTGTTGTATTTGCCCAGAGATAGTCAGAGTTTGGCGCTAAATTATGGGGATGAATTGGTCCTTTTGGGCAAGCCCAAGGCTTTTGAGGCCCCAAAAAACTATGGTCAATTTGATGCTCAGGCTTATTATGGGCAAAAGGGGATTTCGGCCCAGATGTATAGCAAAAACTGGCGTTTAGCGGCTAAGGCGGCGCCTAGCTTTTGGGGCATTTTAATTGATTGGCGTTTATTTTTAAAAGCGCGATTGCGGCGGCTAATTCCCGATCAGGATGCTGCTTATTCGGTGGCGGCGGCTTTGATTTTGGGAGATAAGACCGATTTGGACCAAGATCTTCGGCAGGCTTATTCGGCCACAGGGGCTAGTCATGTTTTGGCCGTTTCGGGCTTGCATGTGGGCCTATTGGCCAGTATTTTAGGGGCCTTAATCAAATTATTTAGGCGAAGATCGGCCTGGCGTTATTCTTTTCGAGAGGCGGTCTTATTATTATTAGGCATTTGGTTATTTGCCTTATTGACAGGGGCGGCTCCTTCGGTTTGTCGGGCGAGTAGTATGTTTTCGCTTTTGATATTGGGGCAGTGTTTGGGTCGAAACTCCTCGATTTACAATAGCCTTTCGGGCTCGGCTTTTTTGCTCTTGCTTTATGATCCAGCTAATTTATGGAATTTGGGTTTTCAACTTTCTTATTTGGCTGTTTTGGGCATTGTTTATTTTCAGCCTAAGCTCTATCGTTGGTATTATTTTTCTTTTTGGCCCCTGCAATACATCTGGGGCTTGTTTACGGTTTCTTTGGCGGCGCAATTGGCTACTTTGCCGCTCACGCTCTATTATTTTCATCAGTTTCCGACCTATTTCTGGTTGTCGGGTTTGTTGGTGGTGCCCTTGGCGGGCATCCTTTTGCCTTTGGGCATGGCGGCCTTATTGTGCTTAGATATTCCCATTTTGGGCGGACTTTTATCCTGGGCGCTCGTTTTTCTTTTGCGCTTGATGAATGGGGCAATTTTGGATATGGAAACTTGGCCATTGGCCAAAATTTCGGCTTTTGAGTTGGCCCCTTGGGAGCTACTATTGGCTTATTTGGCCATTTTGTCTTTGGTTTTGAGCTTAGGATGGCGGCGGATAACGCCCTTATTGCTAGGCGCTTGTTGTTTATTGTGCATTTTGGGCCATAATAGTTGGCAGCAGTTAGAGGCCGAAAAGCAGGCGCATTTGCAGATTTATCAAAGCAATCGAGGGCTTTATCTAGATTATTTTTATGGCCGAACGGCCTATAGTTATTATGACTCGACGGCTTGGTCTTCAGCTCGGCAGCGGGGATATTTATCGGCGGGAAGTCAGCGGCGGGCCAAAATCAAAAAATTGGAAGAGCAGCCCGTTGCTAGTAAGCAAAATCAATGGTTATTATTGGGCCAAAAGCGGATATTGCTTCTTTATCAGTGGCCAGCGCATTGGCCCGAAAAAAAGATCGATTACCTTATAGCGGATACTCAGCTTTCGGATAGTTTGTTGTTGCCCATTATGCAGCAGCAACCCAATATGCAACTGATAAGAACTTCTTTAGGGAGATGATTTGGGGCCCGCGGCCAGCAAGCTGGCCGCCGCTAGGTTGCGGGGCTCGCAAGACTGCTCGGCCCTTCGCCTTTCGCTGGCTCGGTCTGGCCTTCGGCCACCCCTGCACAGCGCTAGGCCGTTTGGCCTTCGGCCACTGTAGGTTGAAACCTACAGCCAATTAACGAATGCATTTCTGTGTTCAATGGAGGGTTGAAACCCTCCATAAATAAACATTTTAGCTCTTGTTTGCTGTAGAACTCATTATGAGCCGATGGTTTTAACCTTCGGCTCATTTTTATTGCGCTTAGTATGGCCGCTTTGGTTGCTGTGGGTTTTAACCCACAGGTATATACATCCATCCTACAGGCGGCGAAGCCGCCGCAGGCCTAGGGATGGACAGCAGTGGCCGTTAGGCCAGACCAAGGCGCTGAAAGCGCCGAAGGGCCGAGCGAACAGCGAGCTGCGAAACAGCCCGCCGCCTTTGGCGGCAGGCCCCAAAAAGAATAAAAAAAGAGGGGAAGCTCAGAAATATTTAATTTTTTCCGTAACTATATTGAGCACTAAATCCAGATAATATGAAAAAGCGAAAAATTATAGACCTTTCTAAGGCGATACGGGAAAACAAGCGAGA
This window contains:
- a CDS encoding ComEC/Rec2 family competence protein, whose amino-acid sequence is MNWSTIPFFRLLLPGLLGLLLAYWMPWAAAALWGGYLFGGLLLLLLLGQYLGRYSPFFWRFWGLGLQLLLLLGGYIWTYERVLRPTEQPIPLVWTEFRARVNSLPQPKSKTVQLELQLAHYYEAEKGWQVCQEPLLLYLPRDSQSLALNYGDELVLLGKPKAFEAPKNYGQFDAQAYYGQKGISAQMYSKNWRLAAKAAPSFWGILIDWRLFLKARLRRLIPDQDAAYSVAAALILGDKTDLDQDLRQAYSATGASHVLAVSGLHVGLLASILGALIKLFRRRSAWRYSFREAVLLLLGIWLFALLTGAAPSVCRASSMFSLLILGQCLGRNSSIYNSLSGSAFLLLLYDPANLWNLGFQLSYLAVLGIVYFQPKLYRWYYFSFWPLQYIWGLFTVSLAAQLATLPLTLYYFHQFPTYFWLSGLLVVPLAGILLPLGMAALLCLDIPILGGLLSWALVFLLRLMNGAILDMETWPLAKISAFELAPWELLLAYLAILSLVLSLGWRRITPLLLGACCLLCILGHNSWQQLEAEKQAHLQIYQSNRGLYLDYFYGRTAYSYYDSTAWSSARQRGYLSAGSQRRAKIKKLEEQPVASKQNQWLLLGQKRILLLYQWPAHWPEKKIDYLIADTQLSDSLLLPIMQQQPNMQLIRTSLGR